A genome region from Clupea harengus chromosome 7, Ch_v2.0.2, whole genome shotgun sequence includes the following:
- the LOC116221106 gene encoding zinc finger protein 883-like: protein MSGFTEPSQPLMSVKEIKEEEFDYFLQEYLTIQTVEEKPGMECETKTEMYTSPTMKEEKYSPMEIKDEEEFDLSESGHHVSSPTKDIQRIQSNKKGNSEEKRNLEDLTVYTMKHTGGKPVQCSQGGTTFNGTPDLKKHQRIHTTSCEKNVGQMSHLKTHQKIHIGEKPHQCSQCGKAFGRMSHLKRHQRIHTGEKPHQCSQCGKTFSYLSNLKSHQRIHTGEKPHQCFQCGKTFNRMFSLKTHQKIHTGEKPHQCSQCGKTFSQMSSLKTHQKIHIGEKPHQCLQCGKTFNSTSCLKIHQRIHTGEKPHHCSQCEKTFNHLSNLKSHQRIHTGEKPHQCFQCGKTFNRMSSLKTHQKIHTGEKPHQCSQCGKTFSQMSSLKTHQKIHIGEKPHQCLQCGKTFNSTSCLKIHQRIHTGEKPHQCSQCEKTFNHLSNLKSHQKIHIGEKPHQCSQCGKTFNQMSSLHNHQMIHTGEKPHHCFQCGKTFNRMSSLKKHQRIHTGEKPHQCSQCEKAFSEMSHLKTHQRIHTGEKPHQCSQCEKAFSVMSHLKAHQRIHTGAKPHQCSQCEKAFSEMSNLKVHNRIHTGEKPHQCSTCGKAFNQMSNLKRHQRIHTGEKPH from the exons atgtctggatttactgaaccatcacaaccgctcatgtcagtgaaggagataaaagaagaagaatttgattatttcctacaagagtatttgacaattcagacagtggaagaaaagcctggaatggaatgtgaaaccaagactgaaatgtacacGTCACCAACCATGAAAGAAGAgaagtattcaccaatggaaattaaagatgaagaagaatttgatttaagTGAATCTGGTCACCATGTCTCTTctcctacaa AGgacattcaaaggatccaatctaacaagaaGGGGAactctgaggaaaaaagaaacctaGAAGACCTAACCGTGTATACGATGAAACATACTGGAGGAAAGCCAGTTCAGTGTTCTCAGGGTGGAACGACCTTTAATGGCACACCTgacctcaagaaacaccagaggattcATACCACCAGTTGTGAAAAAAACGTTGGCcaaatgtctcatctcaagacacaccagaagatccatattggagaaaagccacatcagtgttctcagtgtggaaaggcctttggccgcatgtctcatctcaagagacaccagaggatccatactggggaaaagccacatcagtgttctcagtgtggaaaaacctttagcTATCTTTCCAATCTCAagtcacaccagaggatccatactggggaaaagccacatcagtgttttcagtgtggaaagacctttaacCGCATGTTtagtctcaagacacaccagaagatccatactggagaaaagccacatcagtgttcacagtgtggaaagacctttagccaaatgtctagtctcaagacacaccagaagatccatattGGAGAAAAGCCTCATCAGTGTTtacagtgtggaaagacctttaacAGCACGTCTTgtctcaagatacaccagaggatccatactggggaaaagccacatcactgttctcagtgtgaaaaaaCCTTTAACCATCTTTCCAATCTCAagtcacaccagaggatccatactggggaaaagccacatcagtgttttcagtgtggaaagacctttaacCGCATGTCtagtctcaagacacaccagaagatccatactggagaaaagccacatcagtgttcacagtgtggaaagacctttagccaaatgtctagtctcaagacacaccagaagatccatattGGAGAAAAGCCTCATCAGTGTTtacagtgtggaaagacctttaacAGCACGTCTTgtctcaagatacaccagaggatccatactggggaaaagccacatcagtgttctcagtgtgaaaaaaCCTTTAACCATCTTTCCAATCTCAAgtcacaccagaagatccatattggggaaaagccacatcagtgttctcagtgtggaaagacctttaacCAAATGTCTAGTCTCCATAATCatcagatgatccatactggggaaaagccacatcattgttttcagtgtggaaagacctttaacCGCATGTCTagtctcaagaaacaccagaggatccatactggggaaaagccacatcagtgttctcagtgtgaaaaggcctttagcgaaatgtctcatctcaagacacaccagaggatccatactggggaaaagccacatcagtgttctcagtgtgaaaaggcctttagcgtaatgtctcatctcaaggcacaccagaggatccatactggggcaaagccacatcagtgttctcagtgtgaaaaggcctttagcgaaatgtctaatctcaaggTACACAACAGGAtacatactggggaaaagccacatcagtgttctacgtgtggaaaggcctttaaccAAATGTCTAATCttaagagacaccagaggatccatactggggaaaagccacattag
- the LOC105893896 gene encoding hydroxycarboxylic acid receptor 2-like gives MSVSGCCPYEGELLPRALPPLIIIEFLLGVLANAWLHPHHRLNSASAAEAAGVAGAMWVLTVSLNAHFLKVPQHLAVGNAMKCESFLVCLTVAPASLWSRTASFVIIFLVPLALNLVCSLRIISELRRRHLDHHGNMKRTISSLAMVVVVFVVCFLPSKVFQVLIWVKVWSQCESVDVMNGIFYATLTLTYLNSILDPVLYYFSSPNIQRVCRQLVRLQSTEGMVDTGEDGT, from the coding sequence ATGTCAGTGAGCGGCTGCTGTCCCTACGAGGGTGAGCTGCTCCCCAGAGCGCTGCCTCCTCTGATTATCATAGAGTTCCTGCTGGGTGTCCTGGCCAATGCCTGGCTGCATCCCCACCACCGCCTCAACTCTGCCTCCGCTGCCGAGGCTGCAGGCGTCGCTGGGGCAATGTGGGTACTCACCGTCTCCCTGAACGCCCACTTCCTGAAGGTACCACAGCACCTGGCGGTGGGAAATGCCATGAAGTGCGAGAGCTTCCTGGTGTGCCTGACTGTGGCCCCTGCTTCCCTCTGGTCCAGGACAGCCTCGTTCGTGATCATCTTCTTAGTCCCCCTAGCTCTGAACCTCGTCTGCTCGCTCCGCATCATCTCCGAGCTCAGGCGCAGGCATCTGGATCACCACGGCAACATGAAGAGGACCATCTCCTCCCTGGCCATGGTGGTGGTAGTGTTCGTAGTCTGCTTCCTGCCCAGCAAAGTGTTCCAGGTGCTGATCTGGGTGAAGGTGTGGTCGCAGTGCGAATCCGTGGACGTAATGAACGGGATATTCTACGCCACGCTGACCCTCACCTACCTCAACAGCATACTGGACCCTGTGCTCTACTACTTCTCCAGCCCCAACATCCAGCGGGTGTGCAGACAGCTGGTGAGACTCCAGAGCACAGAGGGAATGGtggacacaggggaggacgggACTTAA